From the Sebastes fasciatus isolate fSebFas1 unplaced genomic scaffold, fSebFas1.pri Scaffold_27, whole genome shotgun sequence genome, one window contains:
- the LOC141763698 gene encoding caspase-3-like — MMPWRGLVDHRGECNRAVLLFVAHFDHGVGLARRPGAQRDAKRLHRTLSKLGFKVDIHSDLSSDEIYELFLKESRRPVKDCFLSVLSSHGDEGCVFGADGKPVQLSRVFSYFDNDYMETKAKVFLIQACRGPGLDDGVEVDSAGDTREEGSFSQHLSVPVDTAVMYATPAGYGAFMHPLGSVFLQTFCSLLKEDGNRNLELTRLMTRLAHSVAYTFQATGGVLAGKKEMPCFLTRLTREVFPFAEPGKDGGAAAGLSATSLLATEGVSTRTPSIS, encoded by the exons aTGATGCCGTGGAGAGGACTGGTGGACCACCGGGGGGAGTGTAACCGGGCGGTGCTGCTGTTTGTGGCTCACTTTGACCACGGCGTGGGGCTGGCGAGGAGACCTGGAGCCCAGCGGGACGCCAAGAGACTCCACCGCACCCTCAGCAAGCTGGGCTTCAAGGTGGACATCCACAGCGACCTCAGCAGCGACGAGATCTACGAGCTGTTTCTCAAAG AGAGCCGGCGGCCCGTGAAGGACTGTTTTCTGTCCGTCTTGTCGTCTCACGGGGACGAGGGCTGCGTGTTCGGGGCTGATGGGAAACCCGTCCAACTGTCACGTGTCTTCTCATATTTTGACAACGACTACATGGAGACGAAGGCCAAAGTGTTCCTCATCCAG GCGTGTCGGGGTCCTGGTCTGGATGATGGCGTGGAGGTGGATTCAGCTGGTGACACCAGAGAAGAGGGCAGCTTCTCTCAGCATCTCTCTGTTCCTGTGGACACGGCAGTGATGTACGCCACGCCAGCAG GCTACGGCGCCTTCATGCACCCGCTGGGATCCGTCTTCCTGCAGACGTTCTGCTCGTTGTTAAAGGAGGACGGTAACCGTAACCTGGAGCTGACCCGCCTGATGACCCGCCTCGCCCACAGCGTGGCGTACACCTTCCAGGCCACCGGCGGCGTGCTGGCGGGGAAGAAGGAGATGCCGTGTTTCCTGACGCGACTGACCAGAGAAGTGTTCCCGTTCGCTGAGCCGGGGAAAGACGGCGGTGCGGCGGCGGGGCTCTCGGCCACCTCGCTGCTCGCCACTGAAGGCGTGTCGACGCGGACTCCTTCCATCAGCTGA
- the LOC141763692 gene encoding cholesterol 25-hydroxylase-like protein: protein MDSDGRMLQLIWTFLLGHSSLLLSPVFPILFSLTVYLSCCLPFLLLDLLSSRWALVRSYKLQPQSSVSWASVRSCLALTLYNHVVFIFPLTVMHWYLRPVYLPQEAPSLTRLLAQVLVCLLLFDFQSFIWHLLHHKVPWLYRNFHKVHHTYTSTSALTTEHSGAWETLSLGFFAAANPVLLGCHPLTELTFFLLNIWLSVEDHCGYDLPWATHRLVPLGLYGGARHHDLHHLKSKGNYAPYFTHWDRLAGTLYTQD, encoded by the exons ATGGATTCTGATGGCAGGATGCTGCAACTAATCTGGACCTTCCTCCTGGGACATTCGTCCCTCCTGCTCTCACCTGTCTTCCCCATCCTCTTCTCCCTCACTGTGTACCTGTCCTGCTGCCTGCCCTTCCTGCTGCTGGACCTGCTGTCCTCCAGGTGGGCCCTGGTGCGCAGTTACAAGCTGCAGCCTCAGAGCTCCGTCAGCTGGGCCTCAGTGCGGAGCTGCCTGGCTCTGACGCTTTACAACCACGTGGTGTTCATCTTCCCGCTGACCGTGATGCACTGGTACCTGAGGCCCGTCTACCTGCCCCAGGAGGCCCCGTCCTTGACCCGCCTGCTGGCCCAGGTGCTGGTCTGCCTGCTGCTCTTCGACTTCCAGAGCTTCATCTGGCACCTGCTGCACCACAAGGTGCCCTGGCTCTACCGCAACTTCCACAAG GTGCACCATACCTACACTTCCACCTCCGCCCTCACCACGGAGCACTCCGGCGCCTGGGAGACTCTCAGCCTGGGCTTCTTTGCCGCTGCCAACCCGGTTCTGCTGGGCTGCCACCCGCTCACCGAGCTTACCTTTTTCCTGCTCAACATCTGGCTGTCGGTGGAGGACCACTGCGGCTACGACCTGCCCTGGGCCACCCACCGCCTGGTGCCGCTGGGGCTGTACGGTGGCGCCCGCCACCACGACCTCCACCACCTCAAGTCCAAGGGCAACTACGCCCCTTACTTCACCCACTGGGACCGGCTGGCCGGGACTCTGTACACTCAAGACTGA